A single genomic interval of Bradyrhizobium sp. sBnM-33 harbors:
- a CDS encoding glycosyltransferase family 4 protein encodes MTTDAVGGVWVYASTLARALCQMGMEVSLVTLGPPPRGDQLESIAGISGLTLEITDLTLEWLDPEGRDLHRAADRLATIENRVKPDVIHLNSYREAMSTWRAPVLVVAHSCVRSWWLACRGEEPAEPRWFDYIANVHGGLSAADRWIAPTHSFRDKITELYRPESAGLVVHNGVEAHVSRTRKQPFILAAGRQWDEAKNLSILTDIAPRLAWPVRTNGPLGIGRDDRHAEGSPELPHTALLETMRCASVLASPAVYEPFGLTVLEAATAGCALVLSDIPTFRELWDGAALFVEPRDRDEWQAVLACLTHNDALRHDLQKRATLRARRYRLKATADAYAGLYRELAGSARTAAPRPHRQLAEVQP; translated from the coding sequence ATGACGACCGACGCCGTCGGCGGCGTTTGGGTCTACGCCTCGACGCTCGCGCGCGCGCTGTGTCAAATGGGAATGGAAGTGTCGTTGGTGACGCTGGGTCCCCCGCCACGCGGCGATCAACTCGAATCCATCGCCGGCATTTCCGGCCTGACGCTTGAAATCACCGATCTCACGCTCGAATGGCTTGATCCCGAGGGTCGGGATTTACATCGCGCCGCCGACCGGCTGGCCACGATCGAGAATCGTGTGAAGCCGGATGTCATACATCTCAACAGCTATCGCGAAGCGATGAGCACCTGGCGTGCCCCCGTCCTCGTTGTCGCCCACTCCTGTGTACGCTCCTGGTGGCTTGCCTGTCGCGGCGAGGAGCCGGCCGAGCCGCGCTGGTTCGACTACATAGCCAACGTTCACGGGGGGCTGTCCGCTGCAGATCGGTGGATTGCACCGACGCATAGCTTTCGCGATAAGATAACCGAGCTCTACCGGCCGGAAAGTGCCGGCCTGGTAGTCCATAACGGCGTAGAGGCGCACGTTTCCCGCACAAGGAAGCAGCCATTCATACTCGCTGCCGGCCGGCAATGGGACGAAGCCAAGAACCTGTCAATCCTCACCGACATCGCGCCGCGCCTGGCTTGGCCGGTCCGGACCAATGGACCTCTGGGCATTGGTCGCGACGATCGGCACGCGGAAGGCTCACCGGAGTTGCCGCATACCGCGTTGCTCGAAACGATGCGATGCGCCTCGGTGCTGGCCTCGCCTGCCGTGTACGAGCCGTTCGGACTTACCGTGCTCGAGGCAGCGACGGCGGGTTGCGCGCTCGTTCTGTCGGACATTCCTACATTTCGCGAGCTTTGGGACGGAGCGGCATTGTTTGTGGAGCCACGCGACCGGGATGAGTGGCAGGCGGTGCTCGCCTGCCTGACGCACAACGACGCCCTGCGACACGACCTGCAGAAGCGCGCGACGCTGAGGGCGCGCCGTTACCGGCTGAAGGCAACGGCCGATGCGTATGCCGGGCTGTATCGCGAACTCGCAGGCAGCGCCCGCACTGCCGCGCCGAGGCCCCACCGACAGCTGGCCGAGGTGCAACCATGA
- a CDS encoding NAD-dependent epimerase/dehydratase family protein — protein sequence MSRRILITGGAGFIGSHITDLLLSSGYSVRVLDALASQVHQDGTPPNYLDKEAELIVGDIRNRSEVDRALAGVDAVIHLAAAVGVGQSMYEIASYTSTNDLGTAVLLEALASRPVEKLVCASSMSIYGEGLARRNDGTTVAPQPRPVEQLRRGIWDVLDSDGTLLTPLPTPESKQPSLSSIYALGKYNQERQCLIIGGAYGIPTVALRFFNVYGPRQSLSNPYTGVLSIFASRLLNDRPPLIFEDGNQCRDFVHVQDVAQACKLALECRDGADDVYNIGSGECRSISSVASDLARVMGRPRIAPQVTGKYRAGDIRHCFADIGKARSRLGYVPKVDFEDGLARLAQWLAGQAAVDSVEAATRELEERGLVA from the coding sequence ATGTCAAGGCGCATTTTAATCACAGGAGGTGCCGGCTTCATCGGCTCCCACATCACCGACCTTCTGCTTTCGTCCGGCTACTCGGTACGGGTTCTGGATGCGCTTGCCTCGCAGGTTCACCAAGACGGTACGCCTCCAAACTATCTCGACAAGGAAGCAGAATTGATTGTCGGCGATATCAGAAACAGAAGCGAGGTCGACCGGGCCCTTGCCGGCGTAGATGCCGTCATTCACCTCGCCGCCGCAGTGGGCGTCGGTCAGAGCATGTACGAGATTGCTTCATACACTAGCACCAACGATCTTGGTACGGCCGTGCTTCTCGAAGCGCTCGCCTCTCGGCCGGTCGAGAAGCTTGTTTGCGCCTCTTCGATGAGCATCTACGGCGAAGGTCTCGCCAGGCGCAACGACGGAACGACTGTCGCGCCGCAGCCGCGGCCTGTCGAACAACTCCGTCGCGGCATCTGGGATGTGCTGGACAGCGATGGCACGCTGCTGACGCCGCTGCCAACTCCCGAAAGCAAGCAGCCCTCGCTGAGCTCGATCTATGCGCTCGGCAAGTACAATCAGGAGCGCCAGTGCCTGATCATCGGCGGGGCCTATGGCATTCCCACCGTGGCGCTGCGCTTCTTCAATGTCTACGGCCCGCGGCAGTCGCTGTCGAATCCATACACCGGAGTGCTCTCGATCTTTGCGTCGCGGCTGCTCAACGACCGCCCGCCCCTGATATTCGAGGACGGCAACCAATGCCGGGATTTTGTCCATGTCCAGGACGTCGCACAGGCATGCAAGCTGGCGCTGGAATGCCGCGACGGCGCCGACGACGTCTACAATATCGGTTCGGGCGAGTGCCGAAGCATCAGCTCCGTCGCCAGCGATCTGGCCCGCGTGATGGGGCGGCCGCGCATCGCTCCGCAGGTGACCGGCAAATATCGCGCCGGCGATATCCGCCATTGCTTTGCCGACATCGGCAAGGCCCGCAGTCGGCTCGGCTACGTTCCGAAAGTCGATTTCGAGGACGGGCTTGCCCGGCTCGCGCAATGGCTCGCGGGTCAGGCGGCCGTCGATTCGGTTGAAGCAGCTACGCGCGAGCTGGAGGAACGGGGGCTCGTGGCATGA
- a CDS encoding PIG-L deacetylase family protein yields the protein MTATAITERNPAPQRAAGEALLKMLADPNRAHAAADDVAVIIAHPDDETIGCGAQLHRLDDVTVVVATNGAPRDGADARAHGYASPTAYAAARERELCNALVLANLPASRIIELGFSDQTTAFRLADLARAIHVLVAARDIKVVLSHAFEGGHPDHDATAFAVHAVAALRRRHRQALDIIEMPFYHREDHGWTTQRFLRHPRRPAIAVRLNAAERDWKRRMVAAHTTQRAILSAFDSDVERFRLAPAYDFHSLPNRGKLLYEQYNWGLTGNSWLMLSRSALIELGLAGERWF from the coding sequence ATGACCGCCACGGCAATCACCGAGCGAAACCCAGCGCCGCAACGTGCGGCGGGCGAGGCACTGCTCAAAATGCTGGCCGATCCCAACCGCGCGCACGCCGCGGCAGATGACGTGGCCGTCATCATCGCCCATCCCGACGACGAAACGATCGGCTGTGGAGCCCAGCTTCACCGACTTGATGACGTGACCGTTGTCGTTGCGACAAATGGCGCGCCGCGTGACGGCGCAGATGCCCGGGCGCACGGCTATGCCAGCCCGACCGCTTATGCGGCAGCCCGCGAGCGCGAGCTTTGCAACGCCCTGGTTCTTGCGAATCTGCCTGCCAGCAGGATCATCGAGCTCGGCTTCTCCGATCAGACCACCGCATTTCGTCTCGCCGATCTCGCGCGCGCGATCCATGTTCTCGTTGCGGCGCGTGACATCAAGGTCGTTCTCTCGCACGCGTTCGAAGGAGGACACCCGGATCATGACGCCACGGCATTCGCCGTGCATGCGGTCGCCGCATTAAGGCGGCGCCATAGGCAGGCGCTCGATATAATCGAGATGCCGTTCTATCACCGGGAAGACCACGGCTGGACAACACAACGCTTTTTGCGCCATCCGAGACGGCCCGCTATTGCGGTCCGACTGAATGCTGCGGAACGGGACTGGAAGCGCCGCATGGTTGCGGCGCACACGACCCAGCGTGCGATCCTGTCGGCCTTTGATTCCGACGTTGAACGCTTCCGATTGGCGCCTGCCTACGATTTCCACTCGCTGCCCAACCGGGGAAAGCTGCTCTACGAGCAGTACAATTGGGGGCTCACCGGCAACTCCTGGCTCATGCTGTCCCGTTCCGCGCTGATCGAACTTGGCCTGGCAGGCGAACGATGGTTCTGA
- a CDS encoding NAD-dependent epimerase/dehydratase family protein yields the protein MIFASPSIKSASERILVTGGCGFLGCNIAAGLAARGRSVVAMDNLSRRGSEENAEWLRQRYGNRVAIEIADSRDTNAVDALVSASTAVMHLAAQVAVTTSLEDPISDFEINGRGTLNVLEAIRRHNPRAPVIFASTNKVYGKLLDPSEVRRVDGRYVPDEPRFAYGVAEDTLLDLYSPYGCSKGVADQYVRDYARVFALRSVVLRMSCVYGPRQFGNEDQGWIAHFLLQAIRRRPITVYGDGHQVRDALFVDDAVNAWIAALDNINGISGRIFNLGGGPSNAISLRDVLGLIAELRDDRPDVRYAAWRPGDQPWYVSDIRAVSQAVEWEPRVPVRQGLHLIERWLDSHIGAGGASSSELLEARI from the coding sequence ATGATCTTCGCCAGTCCCAGTATCAAGAGCGCTTCCGAACGCATCCTGGTAACCGGCGGCTGCGGATTTCTTGGCTGCAATATCGCCGCCGGACTTGCCGCGCGGGGGCGCAGCGTCGTGGCCATGGACAACCTGTCGCGACGGGGATCCGAAGAGAACGCGGAGTGGCTGAGGCAGCGATACGGTAACCGTGTTGCGATCGAGATCGCCGATTCGCGCGACACGAACGCCGTCGACGCATTGGTTTCGGCGAGCACCGCCGTCATGCACCTCGCCGCCCAGGTGGCGGTCACCACCAGCCTTGAGGACCCGATCTCGGATTTCGAGATCAACGGGCGTGGCACCCTCAACGTCCTGGAGGCGATCCGCCGGCACAATCCGCGCGCGCCTGTCATCTTCGCATCCACCAATAAGGTCTACGGCAAGTTGCTCGATCCATCCGAGGTACGTCGCGTCGACGGCCGTTATGTGCCCGACGAGCCGCGGTTCGCCTATGGCGTGGCCGAGGACACCCTGCTCGACCTCTATAGTCCTTATGGATGTTCGAAGGGCGTTGCGGATCAATATGTCCGGGATTATGCGCGCGTCTTCGCCCTGCGCTCGGTCGTGCTACGGATGAGTTGCGTCTACGGCCCGCGCCAGTTTGGCAACGAAGACCAGGGCTGGATCGCGCACTTTCTGCTCCAGGCCATTCGGCGGCGGCCGATTACGGTCTACGGGGACGGACACCAGGTCCGCGATGCGCTGTTTGTCGATGACGCGGTCAATGCCTGGATCGCAGCGCTCGATAACATCAACGGCATTTCCGGCCGGATCTTCAATCTCGGCGGCGGCCCCTCCAACGCGATCAGCCTGCGCGACGTGCTCGGCCTCATCGCCGAACTGCGCGACGATCGGCCGGATGTTCGCTACGCTGCTTGGCGTCCCGGTGACCAACCGTGGTACGTTTCCGACATTCGCGCGGTATCGCAGGCGGTCGAGTGGGAACCACGGGTCCCGGTACGCCAGGGTCTGCACCTCATCGAGCGCTGGCTGGACAGCCATATCGGCGCTGGCGGCGCCTCGTCCTCTGAATTGCTGGAGGCCCGGATATGA
- a CDS encoding GNAT family N-acetyltransferase, giving the protein MTAPFTCRVITDVSELAALAPEWWELWRQSPTATPFQSPAWLLPWWNNLSDGDACVLAVHFDRRLVGLAPFYCERRLRGRFARLMGFPVTDYHDFLIAPKLEEPILALLSSRLADVGFWDVLELTEVPPDAHALRMAVPPGCDVTSACASACPVLNLPGTPDELPQILPPRKRRALRTAHNRVARRGSLQVKAADRNSAVDIFELLVALHRHRWNSRGEPGVLADSRVQQFHRDALPDLMAANLLRLYLLQIDGHPAAAYYGFMHRNQAYGYLTGFDPAYAFESPSVVLLEHVISESICEGAHKFYFLRGREPYKYGWGARDSWNECRVFHRICVDSHDIARQA; this is encoded by the coding sequence ATGACGGCTCCGTTCACATGTCGCGTGATTACGGACGTATCCGAGCTTGCGGCACTCGCGCCGGAATGGTGGGAGTTGTGGCGGCAATCGCCGACCGCGACGCCATTCCAATCGCCGGCGTGGTTACTGCCGTGGTGGAATAATCTTTCGGACGGTGACGCTTGCGTTCTCGCTGTTCACTTCGATCGACGGCTGGTCGGACTAGCACCGTTCTACTGCGAGCGACGCCTGCGCGGACGGTTTGCTCGGCTGATGGGATTTCCCGTGACCGACTATCACGACTTTCTGATCGCGCCCAAGCTCGAGGAGCCCATACTGGCGCTGCTGAGTTCGCGTCTCGCCGACGTCGGCTTCTGGGACGTTCTGGAACTCACGGAGGTGCCGCCAGATGCTCACGCGCTCCGGATGGCAGTCCCGCCTGGCTGCGATGTGACTAGCGCGTGCGCCAGTGCATGTCCGGTCCTAAACTTGCCAGGCACGCCTGACGAGCTGCCGCAGATATTGCCACCAAGAAAGCGTCGCGCACTTCGCACCGCCCACAATCGCGTTGCGCGGCGTGGCTCGCTCCAGGTCAAGGCGGCCGACCGCAACTCCGCCGTCGATATATTCGAGTTACTTGTTGCGCTTCACCGGCATCGTTGGAACTCGCGCGGCGAGCCGGGTGTTCTTGCCGATTCCCGTGTGCAGCAATTTCATCGCGATGCGTTGCCGGACCTGATGGCCGCCAACCTTCTGCGCCTCTATCTCCTGCAAATCGACGGCCACCCAGCGGCCGCCTATTACGGTTTCATGCACCGCAATCAGGCCTATGGCTATCTCACCGGGTTCGACCCTGCCTACGCCTTCGAATCTCCCAGCGTGGTCCTCCTCGAACACGTTATCTCGGAATCGATCTGCGAAGGCGCCCACAAGTTCTATTTTCTTCGCGGCCGCGAGCCATACAAGTATGGATGGGGCGCGCGTGATAGCTGGAACGAATGCCGCGTGTTTCACCGCATCTGCGTCGACAGCCATGACATCGCACGACAAGCCTGA
- a CDS encoding glycosyltransferase family 4 protein translates to MVLTVLNVAYPFAPVGPNSVGGAEQVVHQLDKALVNSGHRSILISCEGSQAAGIHISVPRVSGDLHQVEIEAAQYRHRHAVALALARWPIDIVHLHGVDFHAYLPRDGPPVLVTLHLPIDWYPAEALSPCRPNVWFNCVSRSQHAAAAPNPHMLVPIENGVADHFFATSGAKRNFALMLARICPEKGIHLAIEAAKRADMPLVICGEVFPHAAHRRYFETTVKPALDRLRRFVGPVGLARKRGLLAMARCVLIPSLAPETSSLVAREALACGTPVIASARGALAETIEHGRTGFLVRDEVEMAKAITQVSALDGEACRRSARQRFSLERTNRSYLSVYEALSQMAVSGAA, encoded by the coding sequence ATGGTTCTGACGGTACTCAATGTCGCATATCCCTTTGCTCCGGTCGGCCCCAATTCGGTTGGCGGTGCGGAGCAAGTGGTTCATCAGCTCGATAAGGCGCTGGTCAATTCCGGTCATCGTTCGATCCTGATCTCGTGCGAGGGGTCTCAGGCCGCCGGCATTCACATATCGGTTCCTCGCGTATCGGGCGATTTGCATCAGGTCGAGATCGAGGCTGCGCAGTACCGACACCGCCACGCCGTCGCGCTCGCCCTAGCGCGCTGGCCAATCGATATTGTCCATCTGCATGGTGTCGACTTCCATGCCTACCTGCCGCGAGACGGCCCGCCTGTGCTCGTGACCCTTCATCTCCCAATCGATTGGTATCCGGCGGAAGCTCTCAGCCCATGTCGGCCGAATGTGTGGTTCAATTGCGTCTCGCGATCCCAGCATGCAGCCGCGGCGCCCAATCCGCACATGCTGGTTCCCATCGAGAACGGAGTTGCAGACCACTTCTTTGCCACCAGCGGCGCAAAGCGCAATTTTGCCTTGATGCTCGCGCGCATATGCCCGGAAAAGGGCATCCATCTTGCCATCGAGGCCGCCAAACGAGCAGACATGCCGCTTGTGATCTGCGGCGAAGTCTTTCCCCATGCGGCGCATCGGCGGTACTTCGAAACGACCGTCAAACCGGCGTTGGATCGCCTGCGTCGCTTCGTCGGACCTGTCGGCCTCGCTCGCAAGCGCGGCCTGCTCGCGATGGCCAGATGCGTGCTCATACCCTCTCTTGCACCCGAGACAAGTTCTCTGGTCGCGCGCGAGGCGCTTGCGTGCGGCACGCCGGTGATCGCGTCTGCCCGCGGCGCGCTTGCAGAAACCATCGAACACGGCCGGACCGGTTTTCTCGTTCGCGATGAGGTGGAAATGGCCAAAGCCATCACGCAGGTATCGGCGCTTGACGGCGAGGCCTGCCGCCGTTCGGCACGTCAGCGATTTTCTCTTGAGCGGACGAACAGGAGCTATCTGTCGGTCTATGAAGCGCTCAGCCAAATGGCGGTGTCAGGTGCGGCATGA
- a CDS encoding class I SAM-dependent methyltransferase, whose protein sequence is MTSHDKPDDLIDGRLLEPALRGAYGRTPENVALAQLLMAASCADEANRALDAAIRHIRSDPYVRSESVRRLQRMRALWDQTPDAFASIKAVMHSLDHPGARDPHPSPETWATIFDDAVGVSREASVALYCLGRADLLRAATDEIVERIRAWNLLRADACVLDVGCGSGRIVEALARHVKTAIGIDVSMHMLQVARECCAACPNTAFVRTSGQDLSVFRDESIDLVCAVDVFPYFVMSDLAQRHIGEMARVLRRDGHLLILNYAYSDDATASGNELRRFAQEAGLSVRHGATREFSLWDGTCFLLRKSNQQERSI, encoded by the coding sequence ATGACATCGCACGACAAGCCTGACGATCTCATCGACGGACGGCTGCTCGAACCTGCGCTTCGCGGGGCGTACGGCCGCACGCCTGAAAACGTGGCCCTGGCGCAACTGTTGATGGCCGCCTCTTGTGCGGACGAGGCCAACCGGGCACTCGATGCGGCGATCCGCCATATCCGCTCCGATCCGTATGTGCGCAGCGAATCCGTAAGGCGGCTCCAGCGCATGCGCGCGCTCTGGGATCAAACGCCCGATGCATTTGCAAGCATAAAGGCCGTCATGCACTCGCTCGACCACCCTGGCGCTCGCGATCCGCACCCGTCACCCGAAACATGGGCGACGATCTTTGACGACGCTGTCGGCGTCTCACGCGAGGCAAGCGTCGCGCTCTATTGCCTTGGCCGCGCGGATCTGTTGCGTGCCGCGACCGACGAAATTGTCGAACGCATCCGCGCGTGGAATCTGCTGCGGGCTGACGCCTGCGTGCTCGATGTCGGTTGCGGCAGCGGCCGCATCGTCGAGGCGCTGGCCCGACACGTCAAAACAGCAATCGGCATCGATGTGTCTATGCACATGCTTCAGGTTGCGCGCGAGTGCTGCGCCGCTTGCCCCAATACCGCCTTCGTTCGCACTTCCGGACAAGACCTGTCGGTCTTCCGCGACGAGTCCATCGACCTGGTTTGTGCCGTCGATGTCTTTCCCTATTTCGTGATGTCCGATCTCGCGCAGCGCCACATCGGCGAGATGGCGCGTGTGCTGCGCCGCGACGGTCACCTGCTGATCCTGAACTATGCCTACAGCGACGACGCCACAGCGAGCGGAAACGAATTGCGGCGCTTCGCCCAAGAAGCGGGACTGAGCGTGCGACACGGCGCGACGCGGGAATTCTCCCTCTGGGACGGCACGTGCTTCTTGCTGCGGAAATCAAACCAGCAGGAACGTTCGATATAA
- a CDS encoding phosphopentomutase, which yields MARALVLVLDSVGIGAAPDAARYGDEGADTIGHIADLCARGQAERASRSGPLRLPNLVELGLGEACRLSTGRVPPGLQSDTHPIGRYGCAAEISKGKDTPSGHWELAGVPVLFDWGYFPREIPCFAPKLISALCQQADLPGILGNCHASGTEIIAELGDEHIRSGKPICYTSADSVFQIAAHEDAFGLERLYELCTVARRLVDPLRIGRVIARPFTGSSAEGFVRTGNRRDYSVPPPSPTVLDRATQAGRCVLSIGKIGDIFAHCGTGRVLKANGNAALFDRTLEGIAALPDGGLLFANFIDFDGLYGHRRDPAGYAAALEAFDARIPEIRRMMREDDLLVITADHGCDPTWHGTDHTREQVPVLLFGPSLPGEPIGRRETFADVAAAVDEHLALASASAGTGRDMLHSRAPAL from the coding sequence ATGGCTCGCGCTCTTGTCCTGGTACTTGATTCCGTCGGTATCGGCGCCGCTCCGGACGCAGCCCGTTACGGTGACGAGGGCGCGGACACCATAGGTCACATCGCCGATCTCTGCGCCCGTGGCCAGGCCGAACGCGCTTCGCGCTCAGGTCCGCTTCGGCTACCGAACCTTGTGGAACTCGGCCTCGGAGAGGCGTGCCGACTTTCGACCGGCCGCGTTCCGCCCGGACTGCAGAGCGATACACATCCGATCGGACGGTATGGCTGCGCTGCGGAAATCTCAAAGGGGAAGGACACACCGTCGGGTCACTGGGAATTGGCGGGCGTGCCGGTCCTGTTTGACTGGGGCTATTTTCCCCGCGAAATTCCGTGCTTCGCGCCGAAGCTCATCTCGGCATTGTGCCAGCAGGCCGACCTTCCCGGAATTCTCGGCAACTGTCACGCCTCGGGCACCGAAATCATCGCCGAGCTGGGCGACGAGCACATCAGGTCGGGCAAGCCGATTTGTTACACGTCGGCCGATAGCGTCTTTCAGATTGCTGCGCATGAGGACGCCTTTGGACTTGAGCGGCTCTACGAGCTCTGCACCGTCGCCCGCCGGCTGGTCGATCCACTTCGGATCGGACGGGTCATCGCTCGGCCATTCACGGGCTCATCGGCGGAAGGTTTCGTTCGCACCGGAAACCGGCGCGACTACTCCGTTCCTCCGCCCAGTCCTACTGTCCTCGACCGCGCGACGCAGGCCGGCCGCTGCGTCCTTAGTATCGGGAAGATCGGCGATATATTTGCACACTGCGGCACCGGACGCGTGCTCAAGGCCAACGGCAATGCCGCATTGTTCGATCGAACGCTTGAAGGAATAGCTGCCCTGCCCGACGGCGGGTTGTTATTTGCCAATTTTATCGATTTCGACGGCCTTTATGGGCATCGCCGTGATCCGGCCGGATACGCCGCCGCGCTGGAGGCTTTCGATGCACGCATCCCGGAGATCCGCCGGATGATGCGCGAGGACGATCTCCTGGTTATCACCGCTGATCATGGTTGCGATCCGACCTGGCACGGCACCGATCACACGCGTGAGCAGGTTCCGGTGCTGCTGTTTGGACCATCGCTGCCAGGCGAACCGATCGGCCGCCGCGAGACCTTCGCCGACGTCGCTGCGGCGGTAGACGAACATCTGGCGCTGGCGTCAGCATCGGCGGGAACCGGACGCGATATGCTGCACAGTCGAGCGCCTGCGCTCTGA